In Sphingobacterium sp. SRCM116780, the genomic stretch TTGGTGGAAGAACTATTTCCTCTTGTTGGTGATAGAGTATATCTGTACCTTTCATTTCTTCCCGATGACCTCCTTTTCGAAGTATGGCTACTTGCTGGGTATCTATAGTATCCAATAGGCCATTTTCTTGGAAAAAATCATATTCCAATTGATTGGGTGTGATCAGTTGAAGCTGATTTAATCCTGCTGGAAACCCTTCATAATGGTCGAGTTTAAAAAATTGAAATCCAGAACTACTCCTGATCACAGGATCCCAAATGATGAATGCGTCTTTCCGATGGTGTTGTATAGTCTTCAAAATTTTGACTAGAAAAGAAGGGTTAGGTACAATACCGATTTTAATGACTTGAATCGGATATGTTAATAAAAGTGTTTCAATGGCATGCAATACATCTTGAATGGGAAACCATTCCACGTTGAATA encodes the following:
- a CDS encoding hydroxymethylpyrimidine/phosphomethylpyrimidine kinase, with amino-acid sequence MSTARPFVLSIAGFDPSGGAGVLADMKTMEQLNIQGMSVLTANTLQSADKLFNVEWFPIQDVLHAIETLLLTYPIQVIKIGIVPNPSFLVKILKTIQHHRKDAFIIWDPVIRSSSGFQFFKLDHYEGFPAGLNQLQLITPNQLEYDFFQENGLLDTIDTQQVAILRKGGHREEMKGTDILYHQQEEIVLPPTIPQAGDKHGSGCVLSSAIAAYIARGYTLIEACRLGKIYIEQFLNSNQSLLGHHHVQ